A window of Rhodothermales bacterium contains these coding sequences:
- a CDS encoding cytochrome C oxidase subunit II, with protein sequence MNRIETYEKAFLWLGAVLLVACMGVLAYASIAMGINLPGRVGQVDPATMRSQPPFDNPGVRQTGENSYEVVMIGQVWAFVPAEIRVPAGAEVTFVATSNDVIHGLQVEGTRVNMMLVPGQVSRNTYVFNDPGERLLICHEYCGIGHHTMYGKVIVE encoded by the coding sequence ATGAATAGAATCGAGACGTACGAAAAGGCCTTCCTGTGGCTTGGCGCGGTGTTGCTGGTCGCGTGCATGGGAGTACTTGCCTACGCGAGCATCGCGATGGGCATAAACCTGCCGGGCCGAGTAGGCCAGGTTGATCCGGCGACCATGCGGTCGCAGCCGCCGTTCGATAATCCGGGCGTACGGCAGACCGGAGAGAACTCCTACGAAGTCGTGATGATCGGCCAGGTGTGGGCGTTTGTCCCGGCCGAGATTCGAGTCCCGGCGGGCGCCGAAGTGACGTTCGTCGCGACCTCGAACGACGTCATACACGGACTGCAGGTCGAGGGCACGCGCGTCAACATGATGCTTGTCCCCGGCCAGGTATCGCGTAATACCTACGTATTCAACGATCCCGGTGAACGCTTGCTTATCTGCCATGAGTATTGCGGCATCGGTCACCACACCATGTACGGAAAAGTAATCGTGGAATAG
- a CDS encoding cytochrome c oxidase subunit 2A, with amino-acid sequence MKGTTAPETTTSQEQHDGLPADQEPVVTGTLFLTMIFLMMIFGFWALMYMTLLDR; translated from the coding sequence TTGAAAGGGACAACTGCGCCGGAGACGACGACTTCTCAGGAGCAGCACGATGGACTTCCGGCTGATCAGGAGCCTGTCGTTACGGGTACCCTGTTTCTCACGATGATCTTCCTGATGATGATCTTCGGCTTCTGGGCGCTCATGTACATGACACTACTAGACCGATAG
- a CDS encoding cytochrome C oxidase subunit I: protein MNAIVFDPSGFKLPENQRRPLLWAMYIGYAALTAGIFHGLAQSLSYAGIDILGYFPFLKSYYQGLTAHGVANALIFTFSFSNGFLPLMTARALSKKLVDWMLWLSFGLLALGNVLVIYAVAANKASVLYTSYAPLQAHWTYYIGLALVVVSTWVALANMIIVWRQWRKENPGERVPLLAHISVFSYSMWGLASIPIAVSFLGFLTPWTLGWMEKTDPLLTRTLFWFTAHAIVYAWLLPAYVSWYALVPRQAGGKIVSDSLTRFVFVLFLLLSIPTGFHHQYTDPGIATWMKAIHGVLTFGVFFPSLATAFSVMASLEIGGRAAGGRGLLGWIRKLPWKDPSLVAQLLAMITFVFGGITGLINASFTMNQVVHNTTWIPGHFHMTVGSAVALTLMGVAYWLVPYLSGRGLWGKTWAVASSWIYTIGVLIFARGMISAGLEGMPRRIYRAQATYTNEAWDLGGALTAVGGSLMFIGIFVFFIVILVTILWGKKGDIPADIPWSETLAAPGLSKWELRLDKLGFWMVVAIVMIIVAYGPFFASYLPPNFVSPGFTLW from the coding sequence ATGAACGCAATTGTCTTTGATCCATCGGGCTTCAAGCTGCCCGAAAACCAGCGGCGACCACTTCTCTGGGCCATGTACATCGGTTATGCAGCGCTGACCGCGGGCATCTTCCATGGACTGGCGCAATCGCTTTCGTATGCCGGGATTGACATCCTGGGGTACTTCCCGTTTCTGAAAAGCTACTACCAGGGCCTTACCGCGCACGGTGTTGCCAACGCGCTGATTTTCACCTTCTCGTTCTCGAACGGCTTCCTGCCTCTGATGACCGCGAGGGCCCTGTCAAAGAAGCTCGTGGACTGGATGCTCTGGCTTTCGTTCGGCCTGCTCGCTCTCGGAAACGTACTGGTGATCTACGCCGTGGCGGCGAACAAGGCCAGCGTGCTGTACACGTCGTACGCCCCACTGCAGGCCCACTGGACGTACTACATCGGCCTTGCGCTGGTGGTCGTGAGCACGTGGGTCGCGCTGGCGAACATGATCATCGTTTGGAGACAGTGGAGAAAGGAGAATCCCGGGGAGCGCGTGCCGCTGCTTGCTCACATTTCTGTGTTCTCCTACTCGATGTGGGGGCTCGCGTCCATCCCGATTGCGGTTTCGTTTCTCGGTTTCCTGACGCCGTGGACGCTCGGCTGGATGGAAAAAACCGACCCGCTGCTGACGCGCACGCTCTTCTGGTTCACGGCGCACGCGATCGTGTACGCCTGGCTGCTGCCGGCCTACGTGTCGTGGTATGCGCTGGTGCCGCGGCAGGCCGGGGGAAAAATCGTAAGCGACTCGTTGACGCGGTTCGTGTTCGTTCTCTTTCTGCTTCTTTCGATTCCGACCGGCTTTCATCATCAGTACACGGATCCAGGTATCGCAACCTGGATGAAGGCAATCCACGGCGTGCTGACCTTTGGTGTGTTCTTTCCGAGCCTGGCGACGGCCTTCTCGGTCATGGCTTCGCTGGAGATCGGCGGGCGGGCCGCAGGGGGTCGCGGACTGCTGGGCTGGATTCGGAAGCTGCCGTGGAAGGACCCGTCACTCGTTGCCCAGCTGCTGGCCATGATCACGTTCGTGTTTGGCGGGATCACCGGGTTGATCAATGCCAGTTTCACGATGAATCAGGTGGTGCACAACACGACCTGGATTCCCGGCCACTTTCATATGACGGTTGGCAGCGCAGTGGCCCTGACGCTCATGGGCGTCGCGTACTGGCTCGTCCCCTATCTGTCAGGTCGCGGCCTCTGGGGCAAGACGTGGGCGGTGGCTTCGTCCTGGATCTACACGATCGGCGTCCTGATTTTCGCCCGCGGAATGATTTCGGCTGGTCTGGAGGGAATGCCGCGGCGGATTTATCGTGCGCAGGCTACTTACACCAATGAGGCATGGGATCTCGGCGGTGCACTCACGGCGGTGGGTGGTTCGCTGATGTTCATCGGGATCTTCGTGTTCTTCATCGTGATCCTCGTGACGATTCTCTGGGGAAAGAAAGGAGACATTCCTGCAGATATCCCGTGGTCGGAGACGCTCGCGGCGCCGGGTCTAAGCAAGTGGGAGTTGCGACTGGACAAACTGGGGTTCTGGATGGTCGTGGCAATCGTAATGATCATTGTTGCCTACGGGCCATTCTTCGCCAGCTATCTGCCGCCTAACTTCGTGTCGCCAGGCTTCACGCTCTGGTAG